DNA from Prosthecochloris marina:
GACCGGTAACCCTCACAAAAACATCCTCGAGCGACAACGCCGTCCTTTTGACCTCTGCGACTTCAAATCCTTGATCCTCAAACAACCGCACAACTGCTCCTACATTGATCTTTCCGGTTGATTCGATGCGAATCCCTCCATTGGCCGCTCGATCAATGCTGTAGTCAGGAAAAAGATTGCCAAGCACCTTCAGATTCGGAACCTCCGGCCCCAAAACCGAAACCTGCACCACTTCCCGATCCTCCACAGGCTTTAAAAGATTATTCACGGAATCAACCCTGACAATCAATCCATTCACCATAAAGGCGATACGATCACACATTCTTTCAGCTTCTTCGATATAATGTGTCGTCAAAAAAATGGTGGTACCTGAACGATGCAGTTCTTGCAGAACTTCCCGGGTCAGACGGGCACTCTGCACATCGATCCCTGTTGTAGGCTCATCAAGGAAAAGTATCGGAGGAGAGTGCATTATCCCGGCAGCGATGG
Protein-coding regions in this window:
- a CDS encoding ABC transporter ATP-binding protein gives rise to the protein MSKTRIKVSGLRKSFGDVVAVDGISFDVMDGELFGFLGPNGAGKTTTINMLTGLARPDAGTITVGGIDCAKKPKSAQHLIGVVPDESNLYPELSGYDNLCFCGGLYGMRLTERKARAGELLELFGLAGVAERRFSGYSRGMKRRLTIAAGIMHSPPILFLDEPTTGIDVQSARLTREVLQELHRSGTTIFLTTHYIEEAERMCDRIAFMVNGLIVRVDSVNNLLKPVEDREVVQVSVLGPEVPNLKVLGNLFPDYSIDRAANGGIRIESTGKINVGAVVRLFEDQGFEVAEVKRTALSLEDVFVRVTGLKAGVMDK